A genome region from Methylorubrum populi includes the following:
- a CDS encoding galactose mutarotase, protein MNAETFGSTRAGETVTRHALARDGIRVRVIDYGAVVTAIEVPDREGRFANVVLALDTVEGYETVSPHFGAIAGRYANRIARGRFELDGRSYRLPINEPPNTMHGGPQGFARHLWTVTDADGTGLVLRRRSPDGEEGFPGNLDVAVTYSLPEPGTLRIDYRAETDRPTVLNLTNHSYFNLAGEGMGSVMDHVVHVFADTYTPTDATQVPTGAIAPVAGTPLDFREPVALGARIRQGHPQIVIAKGYDHNFVLRGATGSLRPAASCHCPASGRRLDIATTQPALQLYSGNNLDGTLVGPSGRAYRSGDGVCFETQGFPDAPNHPGFPSTVLRPGDVFAASTTYRFSAVRESV, encoded by the coding sequence ATGAATGCGGAAACCTTCGGATCGACGCGGGCGGGCGAGACGGTGACCCGCCACGCCCTCGCCCGCGACGGCATCCGCGTCCGGGTGATCGATTACGGCGCCGTCGTCACCGCCATCGAGGTGCCGGACCGGGAGGGACGATTCGCCAACGTCGTCCTCGCGCTCGATACGGTCGAGGGCTACGAGACGGTGAGCCCGCATTTCGGGGCGATCGCCGGGCGTTACGCCAACCGCATCGCGAGGGGCCGCTTCGAGCTCGACGGGCGGAGCTACCGACTCCCGATCAACGAGCCGCCCAACACCATGCATGGCGGCCCGCAGGGCTTCGCCCGGCACCTCTGGACCGTCACCGACGCCGACGGGACCGGTCTGGTCCTGCGGCGGCGCAGCCCCGACGGCGAGGAGGGCTTCCCGGGCAATCTCGACGTCGCGGTGACCTACAGCCTGCCCGAGCCCGGCACGCTGCGCATCGATTACCGCGCCGAGACCGACCGCCCGACGGTGCTGAACCTGACCAACCACAGCTACTTCAACCTCGCCGGCGAGGGTATGGGGAGCGTGATGGATCACGTGGTGCACGTTTTCGCCGACACCTACACGCCGACCGACGCGACGCAGGTTCCGACCGGGGCGATCGCCCCGGTCGCCGGCACGCCCCTCGACTTCCGCGAACCCGTCGCCCTCGGCGCGCGCATCCGCCAGGGTCACCCGCAGATCGTCATCGCCAAGGGCTACGACCACAACTTCGTGCTGCGCGGCGCCACCGGCTCCCTGCGGCCGGCGGCGTCCTGCCACTGCCCGGCGAGCGGACGCCGGCTCGACATCGCCACCACCCAGCCGGCGCTCCAGCTCTACAGCGGCAACAATCTCGACGGCACGCTGGTCGGTCCCTCGGGGCGTGCCTACCGCTCCGGCGACGGCGTCTGCTTCGAGACGCAAGGGTTTCCGGACGCACCGAACCATCCGGGTTTTCCGAGCACCGTGCTGCGGCCGGGCGACGTTTTCGCGGCGAGCACGACCTACAGGTTCTCGGCCGTCCGAGAGTCTGTCTGA
- the ftsE gene encoding cell division ATP-binding protein FtsE, whose amino-acid sequence MKTGSLLSGAEEPVVRFESVGMRYGLGPEVLSDVSFEIAPRSFQFLTGPSGAGKTTLLRLILLSVHPTRGLVSVFGQEVSGISNDALTGLRRRMGVVFQDFRLLDHLTTYENVALPLRVQERAETSYRAEVVELLRWVGLGERMHVLPPLLSGGEKQRAAIARALIARPELLLADEPTGNVDPSLARRLLRLFMELNRLGTSVVIATHDFSLMDLVEARRMVLSEGRLRVEGR is encoded by the coding sequence ATGAAAACGGGCAGCCTCCTGTCCGGCGCGGAGGAGCCCGTCGTCCGGTTCGAGAGCGTCGGCATGCGCTACGGCCTCGGGCCGGAGGTGTTGTCCGACGTCAGCTTCGAGATCGCGCCGCGCTCCTTCCAGTTCCTCACCGGCCCCTCGGGCGCGGGCAAGACCACGCTCCTGCGCCTGATCCTGCTCTCGGTGCATCCGACCCGCGGGCTCGTGTCGGTGTTCGGCCAAGAAGTGAGCGGCATCTCCAACGACGCGCTCACCGGCCTGCGTCGCCGCATGGGCGTGGTGTTCCAGGATTTCCGCCTGCTCGACCACCTCACCACCTACGAGAACGTGGCGCTGCCCCTACGGGTGCAGGAGCGGGCCGAGACGAGCTACCGGGCGGAGGTGGTCGAACTCCTGCGCTGGGTCGGACTCGGCGAGCGCATGCACGTCCTGCCGCCGCTCCTGTCCGGCGGTGAGAAGCAGCGCGCCGCGATCGCGCGGGCGCTGATCGCCCGGCCGGAGCTGCTGCTCGCCGACGAGCCGACCGGCAACGTCGACCCGAGCCTCGCCCGGCGCCTGCTGCGGCTGTTCATGGAACTGAACCGGCTCGGCACCTCGGTGGTGATCGCCACCCACGATTTCAGCCTGATGGATCTCGTCGAGGCGCGCCGCATGGTGCTGTCCGAAGGCCGCCTGCGGGTGGAGGGCCGATGA
- the proB gene encoding glutamate 5-kinase, which translates to MTVVLSPALEDFRRVVLKVGSALLVDRARGRLRHAWLAALAEDIADLHGRGVDVVVVSSGAIALGRTVLGLPPGTLRLEESQASAAVGQIALARHWTEALGHHDIVAGQVLVTPKDTEERRRYLNARATVQKLLEVRAVPVVNENDTVATAEIRYGDNDRLAARVATMIGADVLVLFSDIDGLYTAPPHTDPQARHLPVIERVTPEIEAMAGGPASELSRGGMRTKVEAAKIAASGGTHMVVADGRGKNPLRTVREGGRCTWFLSGSTPTAARKTWIAGSLETSGTLVVDAGAARALEGGASLLPVGVTAIEGSFAKGDAVLIRGPEGRILGRGLVAYDSADAAAIIGRSSREIAAASAQAGRTEMIHRDDLAMIGV; encoded by the coding sequence ATGACCGTGGTTCTCTCCCCTGCCCTCGAAGATTTCCGACGCGTCGTCCTCAAGGTCGGCTCGGCCCTGCTGGTGGACCGTGCGCGCGGGCGCCTGCGCCACGCGTGGCTCGCCGCGCTGGCGGAAGACATCGCCGATCTGCACGGGCGCGGCGTCGACGTGGTCGTCGTCTCCTCCGGCGCCATCGCCCTGGGGCGGACGGTGCTCGGCCTTCCTCCCGGAACCCTGCGCCTGGAGGAGAGCCAAGCCTCGGCGGCGGTGGGCCAGATCGCGCTCGCCCGCCACTGGACCGAGGCGCTCGGCCACCACGACATCGTGGCGGGACAGGTGCTGGTGACGCCCAAGGACACCGAGGAGCGCCGCCGCTACCTCAACGCCCGCGCGACCGTACAGAAGCTCCTGGAGGTGCGCGCGGTGCCGGTCGTCAACGAGAACGACACGGTGGCCACCGCCGAGATCCGCTACGGCGACAACGATCGGCTGGCCGCCCGGGTCGCCACCATGATCGGCGCCGACGTGCTGGTGCTGTTCTCCGACATCGACGGCCTCTACACCGCCCCGCCGCACACCGACCCGCAGGCCCGCCATCTGCCGGTGATCGAGCGGGTGACGCCGGAGATCGAAGCGATGGCCGGCGGTCCCGCTTCCGAGCTGTCGCGCGGGGGCATGCGCACCAAGGTCGAGGCGGCCAAGATCGCGGCGAGCGGCGGCACCCACATGGTCGTCGCCGACGGGCGGGGGAAGAACCCGCTGCGCACCGTCCGCGAGGGCGGGCGCTGCACGTGGTTCCTGTCGGGCTCGACTCCGACCGCCGCGCGCAAGACCTGGATCGCCGGCTCGCTGGAGACCTCCGGCACCCTCGTCGTCGATGCCGGCGCCGCCCGCGCCCTCGAAGGCGGCGCGAGCCTGCTGCCGGTCGGCGTCACCGCCATCGAGGGCAGCTTCGCCAAGGGCGACGCCGTGCTGATCCGCGGGCCGGAGGGGCGTATCCTCGGGCGCGGCCTCGTCGCCTACGACAGTGCGGACGCCGCCGCCATCATCGGCCGCTCCAGCCGCGAGATCGCCGCCGCCTCGGCTCAGGCCGGGCGTACGGAGATGATCCACCGGGACGATCTGGCGATGATCGGCGTCTGA
- a CDS encoding ABC transporter permease, with translation MSEVRSPAEAVSSARPAKAQAHVQAHAQPASEPPLPANLRRNAPLVPTDSAASRALAAVIAILTFLAALCAGAAEIAVSSAAQWQGSVAQEVTVQIRPGAGRDIEADVKRAEALARAAPGIVGARVFTKAESERLLEPWLGSGLDLSDLPVPRLIALTLASGRNPDLGALRTALTDALPGVASLDDHALWLQRLSTMANTFAGIGIGVVLLVLFATGLAVIFATRGAMAGNREVVEVLHFVGADDDYIAKAFQSRFFRLGLRGGAIGAGAALLTCALAGLVTRMWRSGPAGEEIEALFGTFQIGWQGYALIVLIGVIASVVTASVSRFTVRRFLR, from the coding sequence ATGAGCGAGGTCCGCTCCCCCGCCGAGGCCGTGTCCTCGGCCCGTCCGGCCAAGGCGCAGGCGCATGTGCAGGCTCATGCGCAGCCTGCCTCCGAGCCGCCGCTGCCGGCCAACCTGCGCCGCAACGCCCCCCTCGTCCCGACGGACTCCGCGGCGAGCCGGGCGCTCGCCGCGGTCATCGCCATCCTCACCTTCCTCGCCGCGCTCTGCGCCGGCGCGGCCGAGATCGCCGTCTCCAGCGCGGCCCAGTGGCAGGGCAGCGTGGCGCAGGAGGTCACGGTGCAGATCCGGCCGGGCGCCGGACGCGACATCGAGGCGGACGTGAAGCGGGCCGAGGCGCTCGCCCGCGCGGCACCCGGCATCGTCGGCGCCCGGGTCTTCACCAAGGCCGAGTCGGAGCGGCTGCTCGAACCCTGGCTCGGCAGCGGCCTCGACCTGTCCGACCTGCCGGTGCCGCGGCTGATCGCGCTGACCCTCGCGAGCGGTCGAAACCCCGATCTCGGCGCCCTGCGCACCGCGCTCACGGACGCCCTGCCGGGCGTGGCCAGCCTCGACGACCACGCGCTCTGGCTCCAGCGCCTCTCGACCATGGCCAACACCTTCGCCGGCATCGGCATCGGCGTCGTCCTGCTGGTGCTGTTCGCCACCGGCCTCGCCGTGATCTTCGCCACCCGCGGCGCCATGGCCGGCAACCGCGAGGTGGTCGAGGTGCTGCACTTCGTCGGGGCCGACGACGACTACATCGCCAAGGCCTTCCAGAGCCGGTTCTTCCGCCTCGGCCTGAGGGGCGGGGCGATCGGCGCCGGCGCCGCGCTGCTGACCTGTGCGCTGGCCGGCCTCGTCACCCGGATGTGGCGCTCCGGACCGGCGGGGGAAGAGATCGAGGCCCTGTTCGGCACGTTCCAGATCGGCTGGCAGGGCTACGCGCTGATCGTGCTCATCGGGGTGATCGCCTCGGTCGTCACGGCGTCCGTGTCGCGGTTCACGGTGCGCCGCTTCCTCCGTTAG
- a CDS encoding zinc-ribbon domain-containing protein, whose product MLIVCPACASEYRIDAERVGTAGRSVRCAACRETWFISSDEVVAAMFDEMSDEAAPAAAPPEPPSAPDAGAPPEEPPRSRPVAAKAAGRARPKRAARRLSPALAAGLVLAAALPLALLGRVGVVRAMPQTAALFARVGLPVNLRGIDLIDIAAFQIPAEGSYPARLVVEGDIVGVARERVAVPPIEVEVRDAGGQPLYRWNVPGPRAALEPGERARFKASLSAPPETGRQVEVRFSADGAAGGAPGNESR is encoded by the coding sequence ATGCTGATCGTCTGCCCGGCCTGCGCCAGCGAGTATCGCATCGATGCCGAGCGCGTCGGCACCGCGGGCCGCTCGGTGCGCTGCGCCGCCTGCCGCGAGACGTGGTTCATCTCCTCCGACGAGGTGGTCGCGGCGATGTTCGACGAGATGTCGGACGAGGCCGCCCCGGCGGCGGCGCCCCCGGAACCGCCGAGCGCTCCCGACGCCGGGGCGCCCCCCGAAGAGCCGCCGCGCTCCCGACCGGTCGCCGCGAAGGCTGCCGGGCGGGCCAGGCCGAAGCGCGCCGCCCGGCGGCTCTCGCCGGCGCTGGCCGCCGGTCTCGTCCTCGCCGCCGCCCTGCCGCTCGCGCTTCTCGGACGCGTCGGCGTAGTGCGGGCGATGCCGCAGACGGCGGCGCTGTTCGCCCGCGTCGGCCTGCCGGTGAACCTGCGCGGCATCGATCTCATCGACATCGCCGCTTTCCAGATCCCGGCGGAAGGAAGCTATCCCGCCCGTCTGGTGGTGGAGGGGGACATCGTCGGCGTCGCCCGCGAGCGCGTGGCCGTGCCGCCGATCGAGGTCGAGGTGCGCGACGCCGGGGGACAGCCGCTCTACCGCTGGAACGTCCCCGGCCCGCGCGCCGCCCTGGAACCGGGCGAGCGGGCGCGTTTCAAGGCGAGCCTCTCGGCGCCGCCCGAGACGGGGCGGCAGGTCGAGGTACGATTCTCCGCCGACGGTGCCGCCGGCGGGGCGCCGGGGAACGAGTCGCGCTAG
- a CDS encoding response regulator, with protein sequence MPNRLLIVEDDYFWADELSRGLASAGAIVLGPAASVAAALEILDREPCVDAAILDIKLRGTRAYAVADRLLERAVPFLILSGYDSSDLPTAYARTPWLEKPVSLTVTLKALDALLPSDRRMPEPPGSRLHGRRRPSVINSSP encoded by the coding sequence TTGCCGAACCGTCTCCTGATCGTCGAGGACGACTACTTCTGGGCGGATGAACTGAGCCGGGGTCTGGCGAGCGCCGGGGCGATCGTTCTCGGCCCTGCCGCGAGCGTCGCTGCGGCGCTGGAGATCCTCGATCGGGAGCCCTGCGTGGACGCGGCGATCCTCGACATCAAGCTCAGGGGAACGCGAGCCTACGCCGTCGCCGACAGGCTGCTCGAGCGGGCCGTGCCCTTCCTGATCCTGAGCGGCTACGACAGTTCGGACCTGCCGACCGCATACGCCCGCACTCCCTGGCTCGAAAAACCGGTCAGCCTCACCGTAACGCTGAAGGCGCTCGATGCCTTGCTGCCGAGTGATCGGCGCATGCCTGAGCCTCCAGGTTCGCGGCTTCATGGGCGCCGACGGCCCTCCGTCATCAATTCGTCTCCCTGA
- a CDS encoding YdcF family protein has translation MVPPRRRAWALRAFLGFALAGLVLLAGGFLAFVTVVERAERPSLDGADGIVAMTGGSQRIGDAIDLLAGGHGRRLLISGVNERTTREEIVRLNPAQEHWISCCVDLDYRARNTIGNAIETRRWMRRHRFEIIAVVTSNYHMPRTLVELRHALNEDETVIPYPVVADGLDLGRWWADPSVARLLGAEYLKFLVAWARTRFESDPEQSRFAVLIGRRAPVKVVAERLLRETN, from the coding sequence ATGGTCCCGCCGCGGCGGCGCGCCTGGGCCCTGCGGGCCTTCCTCGGTTTCGCCCTGGCCGGACTGGTGCTGCTGGCCGGCGGCTTCCTCGCCTTCGTCACTGTGGTCGAGCGGGCCGAGCGGCCGAGCCTCGACGGCGCCGACGGCATCGTCGCCATGACCGGCGGCTCGCAGCGCATCGGCGATGCCATCGACCTGCTCGCGGGCGGCCACGGCCGGCGGTTGCTGATCTCCGGCGTCAACGAGCGCACCACCCGCGAGGAGATCGTGCGGCTCAACCCGGCCCAGGAGCACTGGATCAGTTGCTGCGTCGATCTCGATTACCGGGCGCGCAACACCATCGGCAACGCCATCGAGACCCGGCGCTGGATGCGCCGTCACCGGTTCGAGATCATCGCGGTGGTGACCTCGAACTACCACATGCCCCGTACCCTGGTGGAGCTGCGGCACGCCCTGAACGAGGACGAGACGGTGATTCCCTATCCCGTCGTCGCCGACGGACTCGATCTCGGCCGCTGGTGGGCCGATCCCTCCGTGGCACGCCTGCTCGGGGCCGAGTACCTGAAATTCCTCGTCGCCTGGGCCCGCACCCGCTTCGAATCGGATCCGGAGCAGTCGCGGTTCGCGGTGCTGATCGGTCGGCGCGCGCCGGTCAAGGTCGTCGCCGAGCGGCTGCTCAGGGAGACGAATTGA